One genomic segment of Vibrio nitrifigilis includes these proteins:
- the thrS gene encoding threonine--tRNA ligase: MPIITLPDGSQRQFDNPVSTLEVAQSIGPGLAKATIAGRVDGKRVDACDLIENDASLEIITTKDDVDGLEIVRHSCAHLLGHALKQLYPEAKMAIGPTIDNGFYYDIDLEHSLSQDDLDKIEARMKELAKTKYEVVKKTVSWQEARDTFESRGEPYKMEILDENVARDDHPGLYHHLEYVDMCRGPHVPHMGFCQNFKLLNIAGAYWRGNSDNKMLQRIYGTAFHDKKALKAHLTRLEEAAKRDHRKIGKQLDLFHMQQEAPGMVFWHHNGWSIFRNLEQFVRTKLTEYNYEEVKGPMMMDRVLWERSGHWDKYADAMFTTSSENREYAIKPMNCPGHVQIFNQGLKSYRDLPLRMAEFGSCHRNEPSGSLHGIMRVRGFTQDDAHVFCTEDQIQEEVSSCIKMVYDTYQTFGFNNIAVKLSTRPEKRVGSDEIWDKSEADLKVALESMDIPYEIQEGEGAFYGPKIEFTLYDCLDRAWQCGTVQLDFNLPGRLGATYVGENNERLVPVMIHRAVLGSIERFIGILIEEYAGFFPTWLAPEQAVVVNITDKQADYAHEVAKKLQKCGIRAKADLRNEKIGFKIREHTLMRVPYMLVCGDQEMEAGEVAVRTRKGKDLGKFKLDDFIDHIQAEIDSRKLNLEE; encoded by the coding sequence ATGCCTATTATTACACTTCCTGACGGCAGTCAGCGTCAATTTGACAACCCAGTATCTACTCTTGAAGTCGCACAATCTATCGGTCCTGGTCTTGCAAAAGCAACCATCGCTGGTCGTGTAGATGGTAAACGTGTTGATGCTTGTGATCTTATCGAAAACGATGCAAGTCTAGAAATTATCACCACGAAAGACGACGTAGACGGTCTTGAAATCGTTCGCCACTCTTGTGCTCACCTGCTAGGTCATGCATTAAAGCAGCTTTACCCTGAAGCGAAAATGGCGATCGGTCCAACGATTGACAATGGTTTTTACTACGATATCGATTTAGAGCATTCTCTATCTCAAGATGATCTCGATAAAATCGAAGCTCGCATGAAAGAGCTAGCAAAGACCAAATACGAAGTTGTTAAGAAAACCGTAAGCTGGCAGGAAGCTCGTGATACATTTGAATCTCGTGGTGAACCATACAAAATGGAAATCCTTGATGAAAATGTAGCTCGCGATGATCACCCTGGTCTTTACCATCATTTAGAATACGTTGACATGTGTCGTGGTCCACACGTACCGCACATGGGCTTTTGTCAGAACTTTAAACTGTTGAACATTGCTGGTGCATACTGGCGCGGTAACAGTGACAATAAAATGCTACAACGTATCTACGGGACAGCGTTTCACGATAAGAAAGCGCTTAAAGCGCACCTTACTCGCTTGGAAGAAGCAGCGAAACGTGACCATCGTAAGATCGGTAAACAATTAGATTTGTTCCACATGCAGCAAGAAGCCCCTGGCATGGTGTTCTGGCACCACAATGGTTGGTCAATCTTCCGCAATCTAGAGCAATTTGTTCGTACTAAATTAACAGAGTACAACTATGAAGAAGTAAAAGGTCCAATGATGATGGACCGTGTACTTTGGGAACGCTCTGGTCACTGGGACAAATATGCAGATGCGATGTTTACAACATCCTCTGAAAACCGCGAATACGCAATCAAACCAATGAACTGTCCGGGTCACGTGCAGATTTTTAACCAAGGTTTAAAATCTTACCGTGATTTACCATTACGCATGGCGGAGTTCGGCTCATGTCACCGTAATGAACCATCAGGTTCTTTGCATGGTATTATGCGTGTACGTGGCTTTACACAAGATGACGCACACGTCTTCTGTACTGAAGATCAAATTCAAGAAGAAGTGTCATCTTGTATCAAAATGGTATACGATACATATCAAACATTTGGATTTAACAACATCGCGGTTAAATTATCGACTCGTCCTGAAAAACGTGTTGGTAGCGATGAGATTTGGGACAAATCAGAAGCGGACCTTAAAGTCGCTCTTGAATCGATGGATATTCCATACGAGATTCAAGAGGGTGAAGGTGCATTCTATGGCCCTAAAATTGAATTCACACTGTACGACTGTTTAGACCGTGCATGGCAATGTGGTACTGTTCAATTAGATTTCAACCTTCCAGGTCGTCTTGGTGCGACTTACGTTGGTGAAAACAATGAACGCTTAGTACCTGTTATGATTCACCGTGCTGTTCTGGGTTCTATTGAACGCTTTATTGGTATTCTTATTGAAGAATACGCAGGCTTCTTCCCAACTTGGTTGGCGCCAGAACAAGCTGTTGTAGTGAATATCACGGACAAACAAGCTGATTATGCTCATGAAGTAGCGAAAAAACTGCAAAAATGTGGAATTCGTGCAAAAGCAGACTTGAGAAATGAGAAAATAGGCTTTAAAATTCGCGAACACACTTTGATGCGTGTTCCGTACATGCTTGTATGCGGTGACCAAGAGATGGAAGCCGGTGAAGTAGCAGTGCGTACTCGTAAAGGTAAAGATCTCGGTAAATTTAAGTTGGATGATTTCATTGACCATATCCAAGCTGAGATTGATAGCCGTAAGCTTAATCTGGAGGAATAA
- a CDS encoding MFS transporter: MTSSPSPQTGDLLRHYPAFFHFWFARLASGFAFQMVSVAVGWQIYDLTDSALNLGLIGLIQFIPAVLLALPAGHIADQFHRRKVVVVCQIFEWLALVGLAVMGFAHLLNEAAILCFIGIISVFRTFENPSARAIVPALVPERILPRALAINGSGGQAASIIGPALGGFLYILGPSYVYAIVALMTLTSVILMARLHYQYQPPKRVPMDLKRLFSGVVFIRQQKTLLGVLSLDLFAVLLGGATALLPIFAKDILHTGAWGLGLLRAAPAVGALLMSFFLAKYTMQRKVGLVMFGSVAGFGVATIIFALSSNLWLSLGALFALGALDMISMVIRSTLVQLETPDEMRGRVGAVNSIFINTSNQLGEFESGIVAAAFGAVNAALIGGIGTLVVVGLWMMWFPTLRKREKLVNSDS; encoded by the coding sequence ATGACATCATCACCTTCGCCACAAACTGGCGATTTACTGCGTCACTACCCGGCTTTTTTCCATTTTTGGTTTGCCCGATTAGCCAGTGGTTTTGCTTTTCAAATGGTCTCTGTCGCGGTGGGCTGGCAAATTTACGACTTAACAGACTCTGCGCTCAATTTGGGGTTAATCGGCTTAATCCAATTTATTCCAGCGGTATTGCTGGCATTACCTGCTGGGCATATTGCTGATCAATTTCACCGTCGTAAGGTAGTGGTTGTCTGCCAAATTTTTGAATGGTTAGCCCTTGTCGGGCTCGCCGTCATGGGATTTGCTCACCTGCTGAATGAAGCCGCTATTTTATGCTTTATCGGCATCATCAGCGTATTTCGGACGTTTGAAAACCCATCGGCACGAGCCATCGTACCAGCACTGGTCCCTGAACGAATTTTACCGCGCGCACTGGCTATCAATGGCTCAGGAGGCCAAGCAGCGAGTATTATTGGCCCTGCTTTAGGCGGTTTTTTGTACATATTAGGTCCAAGTTATGTATACGCAATTGTGGCGTTAATGACACTCACTTCGGTCATTTTGATGGCGAGGTTACACTATCAATATCAGCCACCTAAGCGCGTTCCAATGGACCTAAAGCGACTATTTTCAGGTGTGGTTTTTATTCGCCAACAGAAAACCTTACTTGGCGTATTGTCTCTAGATTTGTTTGCCGTATTACTGGGAGGTGCAACCGCACTTCTTCCTATCTTTGCCAAAGACATTCTTCATACAGGCGCATGGGGGTTAGGTTTATTACGAGCGGCACCTGCTGTCGGGGCGCTGCTCATGTCATTTTTCCTCGCTAAATACACCATGCAACGCAAAGTCGGCTTAGTGATGTTTGGCTCTGTTGCTGGGTTTGGCGTCGCAACGATTATTTTTGCACTTTCCAGCAACCTATGGCTATCACTTGGCGCGTTATTCGCGCTAGGAGCTTTAGACATGATCAGCATGGTGATTCGCAGTACCCTCGTTCAGTTAGAAACCCCTGACGAAATGAGAGGTCGCGTCGGTGCTGTCAATTCGATTTTTATCAATACATCGAATCAGCTCGGAGAATTCGAATCTGGCATCGTAGCGGCCGCATTTGGTGCAGTGAATGCGGCATTAATCGGTGGGATTGGCACATTAGTTGTTGTTGGGTTGTGGATGATGTGGTTCCCCACACTGCGTAAACGAGAGAAACTCGTTAATTCAGATTCTTAA
- the rpmI gene encoding 50S ribosomal protein L35 codes for MPKMKSNKGAAKRFKKTAGGIKYKHATRSHILTKRTTKNKRQLRPNSLLPKCEVAGVIRCLPYA; via the coding sequence ATGCCTAAGATGAAAAGCAACAAAGGCGCTGCTAAGCGTTTCAAAAAAACTGCTGGCGGTATTAAATACAAGCACGCGACAAGAAGCCACATCTTGACTAAGCGTACTACTAAGAACAAGCGTCAACTACGTCCAAACTCACTTCTTCCTAAATGTGAAGTAGCGGGTGTGATTCGTTGTCTACCATACGCTTAA
- a CDS encoding family 43 glycosylhydrolase, whose amino-acid sequence MKKQKRLCQSWWSRWLAMIAFYMLAMGSGFASSTFTNPIYENGADPWLMYYHGNYYSATTTWSSQLEMRKSPTLAGLDDATPVNVWSETDSSRCCNFWAFEFHRLNGPDGWRWYMLYTSGESGTYDYQHISVLESQGDDPMGPYEYKGSPLEDSYNIDGSYITIKGQLYLMYSQWSGAYQQLYIVKMSDPWTTSGDPSLLSTPSLDWEQVGMNVNEGPEPLIHDGHVYVVYSASYCDTSSYKLGLLELTGDDPLTTDDWTKSDDPVFESANGVYAPGHNGFFTSPDGTEDWIVYHANASSSYGCGTTRSLRAQSYTWNSDGTPNFGEPVATGESIAVPSGEDGPIQVKPEAPMLTLSHYTVSDDGDYTLDSSTEVIVDQIADGVVRLADDDGNFLTGYQCSSTQEFSAWENEDCQKWTFDVGSDGLLTLANSTSNESYDVCTDDDCSDEWTLSASGSVAIVSAQSGRVLTSTGSSAEQDEWSDDDTQIWQITAQSNGTVTLMPESDTSTCLSVSGSSTSFASCSSTKAQWYLQPRDEGGYRFVSAYNSKLLDLTDCGLGDGTAIGVYSDLDNICQRFYLRDVETSTVTNTTVSGTYRITPVVSSKAIDITNCATSDGTNVEQWSWLDNDCQKFAISSVDEIWHRISPLNAPTKALTVQNGYRTSNTTIELDTYDEGWDQQFRIQSAGSGKWRLINRNSELCLNVVDSSTDDGADIVQYKCTAGSTNQMFNLVSQN is encoded by the coding sequence ATGAAAAAACAGAAACGGTTATGCCAAAGTTGGTGGAGCCGATGGTTAGCAATGATAGCTTTCTATATGTTGGCTATGGGGAGTGGTTTTGCTAGTTCAACTTTTACGAATCCCATCTATGAAAATGGCGCAGATCCATGGCTGATGTATTATCACGGTAACTACTATTCGGCTACGACAACGTGGAGTTCTCAGTTAGAAATGAGAAAATCACCGACATTGGCGGGATTAGATGATGCAACGCCTGTGAATGTCTGGTCGGAAACCGATTCTTCACGCTGTTGCAATTTTTGGGCATTTGAATTCCACCGCCTCAATGGTCCAGACGGATGGCGCTGGTATATGCTTTATACTTCTGGCGAGAGTGGAACTTATGATTATCAGCATATTTCTGTACTGGAAAGTCAGGGGGATGATCCAATGGGGCCTTATGAATACAAAGGTTCACCTTTGGAAGACAGCTACAACATCGATGGTAGTTATATTACGATTAAAGGCCAGCTCTATTTGATGTATTCACAGTGGAGTGGTGCCTATCAGCAACTTTATATCGTAAAAATGTCTGACCCATGGACGACATCCGGCGATCCTAGTCTGTTAAGCACTCCTTCATTAGATTGGGAACAGGTGGGCATGAACGTTAACGAAGGCCCTGAGCCTTTAATACATGATGGTCATGTCTACGTTGTCTATTCTGCTAGTTACTGTGACACTTCAAGTTATAAACTGGGACTATTGGAACTCACCGGAGACGATCCGCTAACCACGGATGACTGGACGAAATCTGATGATCCCGTATTTGAATCGGCCAACGGTGTCTATGCGCCTGGACATAACGGCTTTTTCACATCACCGGATGGCACTGAAGATTGGATTGTTTATCACGCAAATGCGAGTTCAAGTTATGGCTGTGGTACCACTCGCTCACTAAGAGCTCAGTCTTATACTTGGAACTCAGATGGCACTCCTAATTTTGGTGAACCCGTTGCTACAGGAGAATCTATTGCTGTTCCTTCAGGTGAAGATGGCCCGATCCAAGTGAAACCTGAAGCTCCAATGTTAACCTTGAGCCACTATACAGTGAGTGATGACGGTGATTATACGTTGGACAGTTCTACTGAAGTGATTGTCGACCAGATTGCGGACGGGGTTGTTCGCTTAGCTGATGATGATGGCAACTTCCTTACGGGCTACCAGTGTAGTAGTACTCAGGAATTTTCTGCATGGGAAAATGAAGACTGTCAGAAATGGACATTCGATGTAGGTTCTGATGGGTTACTCACCTTAGCGAACTCAACAAGCAACGAATCTTATGATGTTTGTACCGATGATGATTGTAGTGATGAGTGGACATTATCGGCATCCGGTAGTGTAGCAATTGTCAGTGCTCAGAGTGGTCGAGTTTTAACATCGACAGGTTCATCTGCAGAGCAAGACGAATGGAGCGATGATGACACTCAAATTTGGCAAATCACAGCTCAATCGAATGGTACTGTGACATTAATGCCTGAGAGTGACACATCCACTTGTTTAAGTGTAAGTGGCAGCAGCACAAGCTTCGCAAGTTGTTCAAGTACCAAAGCTCAATGGTATTTACAGCCAAGAGATGAAGGTGGCTATCGATTTGTTTCAGCGTATAACAGTAAATTGCTCGATCTCACTGATTGTGGGTTAGGTGATGGTACTGCAATTGGCGTGTATTCCGATCTAGATAATATCTGTCAGCGTTTTTACTTACGAGACGTTGAAACATCCACTGTCACAAATACGACAGTCAGTGGCACTTATCGCATTACGCCTGTTGTATCAAGCAAAGCTATCGATATTACAAATTGTGCGACGAGTGACGGTACCAATGTCGAGCAGTGGAGCTGGTTAGATAATGATTGCCAAAAATTTGCTATCTCTAGTGTCGATGAAATTTGGCATCGTATTTCCCCATTAAATGCACCGACCAAAGCGCTGACAGTGCAAAATGGCTATCGAACAAGTAATACAACCATAGAGTTAGATACTTATGATGAAGGTTGGGATCAACAGTTTCGGATTCAATCTGCTGGATCAGGTAAATGGCGTCTCATCAATCGCAATAGCGAGCTATGCCTAAATGTTGTTGATTCTTCTACTGACGATGGCGCAGATATTGTCCAGTATAAATGTACAGCTGGTTCAACTAACCAAATGTTTAATTTAGTTAGTCAAAACTAA
- a CDS encoding ABC transporter ATP-binding protein, with the protein MSDTLLTIDKLSVGFKRSKSIETVTYNVSLEIKRGETLALVGESGSGKSVTANAILKLLPKGAAYYQTGAIHFDGLNTLTCSERQLRGIRGGRIGMIFQEPMVSLNPLHKIGKQLVETVAVHRGIRQTKAESLAIEWLTKVGIHQPEQKINAYPHELSGGERQRVMIAMALINEPELLIADEPTTALDVSVQAQILDLLKSLQRELGMAMLFITHDLSIVRRIADRVAVMQHGHLIEVNDCRTIFAQPSHAYTQMLINSDPSGFPVAVNAQTPVLVKTDKLRVWFPIKGGLFKRTVDHVKAVTDMAFSLQQGHTIGLVGESGSGKSTTGMAVLQLVHSQGSIQYQANELQGLNRKQMLPYRSKMQVVFQDPFSALNPRMSVAQVIGEGLTVHTNFDSTEIEHAVCEVMREVGLDPSSRHRYPNEFSGGQRQRIAIARALVLKPEFILLDEPTSSLDRTVQSQVLELLKSLQSKYGLTYLFISHDLSVVRSLCHYTLVMRHGRVIEEGETQQLFTYPVQEYTQELVSLSAL; encoded by the coding sequence ATGAGCGATACATTGTTAACTATCGATAAACTTTCGGTTGGGTTTAAACGCTCTAAAAGCATAGAAACGGTCACCTATAACGTTTCGTTAGAGATAAAGCGCGGTGAGACTCTTGCTTTAGTCGGAGAGAGTGGATCGGGCAAATCCGTTACAGCGAATGCCATCTTAAAATTACTGCCGAAAGGCGCTGCATATTATCAAACTGGGGCAATCCATTTTGATGGTTTAAACACGTTGACCTGTTCTGAGCGTCAGTTAAGAGGGATTCGCGGCGGCCGAATAGGCATGATTTTTCAAGAGCCGATGGTTTCGCTTAACCCACTACATAAAATTGGTAAGCAGCTGGTGGAGACCGTCGCGGTGCATCGCGGTATACGCCAAACTAAAGCCGAATCGTTAGCGATAGAGTGGCTCACTAAAGTTGGCATTCATCAGCCCGAACAAAAGATAAACGCTTATCCTCATGAACTATCCGGTGGTGAACGCCAGCGAGTAATGATTGCTATGGCTTTGATTAATGAGCCAGAACTGCTCATAGCCGATGAACCAACAACGGCTTTAGACGTGTCGGTTCAAGCGCAAATCTTAGATTTGCTGAAGTCTCTTCAACGTGAACTGGGCATGGCGATGCTATTTATTACCCATGATTTAAGCATTGTGCGGCGTATTGCCGACCGTGTTGCTGTAATGCAGCATGGGCATTTAATCGAGGTGAATGACTGTCGGACTATCTTTGCCCAGCCGAGCCACGCTTATACACAAATGTTGATTAATTCTGATCCCAGTGGATTCCCCGTTGCAGTGAATGCGCAAACTCCGGTGCTGGTTAAAACCGACAAACTGCGGGTTTGGTTTCCGATTAAAGGTGGTTTGTTTAAAAGAACAGTTGACCATGTTAAGGCGGTGACTGATATGGCTTTTTCATTGCAGCAAGGACACACCATAGGTCTTGTTGGAGAAAGCGGTTCAGGTAAATCTACAACGGGTATGGCGGTGCTGCAATTGGTGCACTCTCAAGGCTCAATTCAATATCAAGCCAATGAATTACAGGGATTAAATCGCAAGCAAATGTTGCCCTATCGCAGTAAAATGCAAGTGGTGTTCCAAGACCCGTTTTCAGCGCTAAATCCAAGGATGTCGGTTGCACAAGTGATTGGCGAAGGATTAACGGTTCACACAAATTTTGATTCTACTGAGATTGAACACGCGGTGTGTGAAGTGATGCGGGAAGTGGGGTTAGATCCTAGCTCTCGTCACCGTTATCCGAATGAGTTTTCTGGTGGTCAGCGACAAAGAATTGCGATTGCTCGCGCGTTGGTACTCAAACCTGAATTTATCTTACTCGATGAACCGACATCATCCTTGGATCGAACGGTTCAATCCCAAGTATTAGAGTTACTCAAATCATTACAGAGTAAATATGGCTTAACTTACTTGTTTATTAGCCATGATTTAAGTGTTGTGCGCTCGCTCTGTCATTATACGCTGGTCATGCGTCATGGTAGGGTGATTGAGGAAGGGGAAACGCAGCAGTTGTTCACTTATCCTGTGCAAGAATATACCCAGGAGTTGGTCTCTCTTTCTGCGTTGTGA
- a CDS encoding UbiD family decarboxylase translates to MKRIKNLRDYISQLNELGDIVEISREVDAYLEMAAITRRSYDLCSPAPIFNNIKGKLPGLRAMGAPASLSSLPEYPAARVALSVGLDHTASWSDIVKSLAQSKHNEPVKPIILDTAPCKENILHGDDANLDKFPIPFLHQEDGGEYSNTWGTIVARTPDGKWTNWSIARIQKLDGKHMTGLILMPQHIAMVWNEWRKIGKPMPYALVQGCEPALPIVSSMPLGDWVDESDYLGGHFGEAIETVRCETIDLEVPASSELVIEGHISIEERAEEGPFGEYAGYAVKGTSMQPIYTVECITYRDDAIWPFIPEGRPVDEFHTAVGVAMSAEILDSLNQSGLPVTMAWSPLETAVHWLLVTVDEDWREKLPDVSSEELTKRIGEKIWDTKYGPNCPMIYVLDNDIDPTDYKDVLWALATRVHPTRHRVESFGEILPLLNCYDPEECHDHNATRVAHDCLQPAAGEGRLNHSSFAGAYPEELQQKVIDNWE, encoded by the coding sequence ATGAAAAGAATTAAAAACCTGCGCGATTATATTTCCCAATTAAATGAACTTGGCGATATTGTCGAAATTTCGCGGGAAGTAGATGCGTATCTGGAAATGGCGGCTATTACACGTCGTAGTTATGATCTTTGTTCGCCAGCCCCAATTTTCAATAATATTAAGGGGAAGTTGCCTGGCTTAAGAGCTATGGGGGCTCCTGCATCACTGAGTTCTTTACCAGAGTATCCTGCCGCTCGTGTTGCTCTGTCTGTTGGTCTAGATCACACCGCGAGTTGGAGTGACATCGTTAAGAGTCTTGCCCAGTCTAAACATAATGAACCAGTGAAACCGATAATTTTAGATACAGCACCATGTAAAGAAAATATTCTCCATGGGGATGATGCCAATTTGGATAAATTCCCAATTCCATTTCTACATCAAGAAGATGGTGGCGAATATTCTAATACTTGGGGCACAATTGTTGCGCGTACCCCAGATGGTAAATGGACCAACTGGTCGATTGCTCGTATCCAAAAATTGGACGGCAAACACATGACCGGACTGATTCTGATGCCACAGCATATTGCGATGGTGTGGAACGAATGGCGCAAAATTGGTAAGCCAATGCCTTACGCTTTGGTTCAAGGGTGTGAGCCTGCTTTACCAATTGTCTCTTCTATGCCACTTGGTGATTGGGTTGATGAATCCGATTACCTTGGCGGCCACTTTGGTGAAGCCATTGAAACGGTTCGTTGTGAAACCATTGATCTAGAAGTGCCAGCCAGCTCTGAGTTGGTGATTGAAGGCCACATTTCTATTGAAGAGAGAGCCGAAGAGGGGCCATTTGGTGAATATGCTGGCTATGCAGTTAAAGGCACCAGCATGCAACCTATTTACACGGTAGAGTGTATTACTTACCGCGATGATGCCATTTGGCCATTCATTCCAGAAGGCCGTCCAGTAGACGAGTTTCATACTGCGGTAGGTGTGGCTATGAGCGCTGAAATCCTAGATAGCTTAAATCAATCAGGTTTACCTGTCACAATGGCATGGTCTCCATTAGAAACTGCTGTGCACTGGTTATTGGTAACGGTTGATGAAGATTGGCGCGAAAAACTGCCAGATGTTAGCAGTGAAGAATTGACCAAACGCATTGGTGAAAAAATTTGGGATACTAAATACGGTCCAAACTGTCCAATGATCTACGTTCTAGATAACGATATTGACCCAACAGATTACAAAGATGTGTTGTGGGCATTAGCCACTCGTGTTCACCCAACGCGTCATCGTGTGGAAAGTTTTGGTGAAATTCTACCATTACTGAACTGTTACGATCCTGAAGAGTGTCATGACCACAACGCAACTCGCGTTGCTCATGACTGTCTACAACCGGCTGCTGGCGAAGGCCGTTTAAATCACAGTTCGTTCGCTGGCGCATACCCAGAAGAGCTGCAACAAAAAGTGATCGATAACTGGGAGTAA
- the rplT gene encoding 50S ribosomal protein L20: MPRVKRGVQARARHKKVLKQAKGYYGARSRVYRVAFQAVTKAGQYAYRDRRNKKRQFRQLWIARINAASRQNGLSYSRFINGLKKASIEIDRKILADIAVFDKAAFTVLVEKAKAAL, from the coding sequence ATGCCTCGCGTAAAACGTGGTGTACAAGCTCGTGCACGTCATAAGAAAGTTCTGAAACAAGCTAAAGGTTACTACGGTGCACGTTCACGTGTATATCGTGTAGCTTTCCAAGCTGTTACTAAAGCTGGTCAATACGCTTACCGTGACCGTCGCAACAAGAAACGTCAATTCCGTCAACTTTGGATTGCACGTATCAACGCGGCATCTCGTCAGAACGGTCTTTCTTACAGCCGTTTCATCAACGGTCTGAAAAAAGCATCTATCGAAATCGATCGTAAGATTCTTGCAGACATCGCTGTATTCGACAAAGCTGCATTTACAGTTTTAGTTGAAAAAGCAAAAGCTGCTCTTTAA
- the infC gene encoding translation initiation factor IF-3, with product MPAKQNQHRLNGEIRGVREVRLTGVDGESVGVVSIQEAIATAEEAGLDLVEISPNAEPPVCRVMDYGKFLFEKSKATKEQKKKQKQIQIKEVKFRPGTDIGDYQVKLRNLTRFLEDGNKVKVTIRFRGREMAHQNIGVDVLNRLKEDTAELAVVESFPSRIEGRQMIMVLAPKKK from the coding sequence ATGCCGGCCAAACAAAACCAGCATCGTTTAAACGGTGAAATTCGTGGCGTTCGTGAAGTTCGTTTAACTGGCGTTGACGGCGAATCTGTAGGTGTAGTATCGATTCAAGAAGCAATAGCTACAGCTGAGGAAGCTGGTTTGGATCTCGTAGAGATCAGCCCTAACGCCGAGCCACCAGTCTGTCGTGTAATGGACTATGGCAAGTTCCTCTTTGAGAAGAGCAAGGCTACAAAAGAGCAGAAGAAAAAGCAAAAACAGATCCAGATTAAGGAAGTTAAATTCCGTCCTGGGACTGATATCGGAGACTATCAGGTAAAACTACGCAACCTGACGCGTTTCCTTGAAGACGGCAACAAAGTGAAAGTAACCATTCGCTTCCGTGGCCGTGAAATGGCTCACCAAAACATCGGTGTTGACGTTTTGAATCGTTTGAAAGAAGACACTGCAGAACTTGCTGTAGTTGAATCCTTCCCATCTCGAATCGAAGGTCGCCAGATGATCATGGTGTTGGCCCCTAAGAAGAAGTAA
- a CDS encoding protein kinase family protein, which yields MTIKNIKRSPINKRVIDGVYETNKMLLNVGKTTVTKLFKPHKSSSARRYKLEKESLTRLKGVNGTPELYGADDAQFTLKMSRLPGVSAETLTPANIQALAKIVKDTLAAGVARHSMPIRDIVVDKEGQLGLVDFERVTLRKWSWRPDWIVACWVSYYHLARLIAEYQPQMLTRKQEKLVRFGAHSRSLVRFIHSL from the coding sequence ATGACTATAAAAAATATAAAACGCTCCCCTATCAATAAAAGGGTGATTGATGGGGTATATGAAACTAACAAAATGCTTTTAAACGTCGGTAAAACAACAGTAACAAAGCTTTTTAAGCCCCATAAATCGAGCTCAGCTCGTCGTTACAAACTGGAAAAAGAGTCGCTAACACGACTTAAGGGTGTCAATGGCACACCAGAGTTGTATGGCGCTGATGACGCTCAGTTCACCCTAAAAATGTCACGTTTACCTGGAGTGTCTGCAGAAACATTAACCCCTGCAAACATTCAAGCGTTGGCAAAAATTGTAAAAGATACTTTAGCCGCCGGCGTCGCTCGCCATTCAATGCCAATACGCGATATTGTGGTTGATAAAGAGGGACAACTGGGCTTGGTCGATTTTGAACGCGTCACTTTAAGAAAGTGGTCTTGGCGTCCAGATTGGATCGTAGCTTGCTGGGTTTCTTATTACCATTTAGCGCGATTGATTGCAGAATATCAACCGCAGATGTTAACGCGTAAACAGGAAAAACTGGTGAGATTCGGGGCACATTCACGCTCCCTAGTCCGTTTTATACACTCCCTTTAA